A window of the Citrus sinensis cultivar Valencia sweet orange chromosome 9, DVS_A1.0, whole genome shotgun sequence genome harbors these coding sequences:
- the LOC102620348 gene encoding uncharacterized protein LOC102620348, producing the protein MDSRDSTQSTAAGNTSGEDDSGVLSVTATLAKEAALYFQSRKFDECLDLLKQLLDKKPDDPKILHNIAIAEYFRDGCTDPKKLLEALNNVKNKSEELARATGEQTEGGGNIGNKVGLGSKGSGVVGNQVSAANSGSLVYMDEFDVSVAKLNIAVIWFHLHEYAKALSVLEPLYQNIEPIDETTALQICLLLLDVALACHDAFRSADVLIYLEKAFGVGCVNQVDSGSMGQQSTNLLAKYSSVPSNSSTADASNSDLAATVNASENALSRTLSEETLEDDTVLALSSLEISGQNLTRPVGLSSNELSRTLVDRSISTVDLKLKLQLYKVRFLLLTRNLKHAKREVKLAMNIARGKDSSLALFLKSQLEYARRNHRKAIKLLLALSNRTEMGISSMFNNNLGCIYYQLAKYHTSSVFLSKALSNSASLRKDKPLKLLTFSQDKSLLITYNCGLQYLACGKPVLAARCFQKSSLVFYKQPLLWLRLAECCLMALEKGLVAPGRSLSDGSEVKVHVIGKGKWRYLVMEDGFRKNGHVDSPEKDDSSLGSDGQPKLSMPLARQCLLNALHLLNYPDLNYSKFGLPSNSSVEESESSEGASSKNLNHKSLSSLDSKISVGLGQVTANGDAKDQKGGTSLEVIQNSLSYYEDVCRRENQMIKQALLANLAYVELEMENPVKALAAARSLLELPDCSRIYIFLGHIYAAEALCLLNRPKEAAEHFSMYLSGGDHFDLPFSREDCEQWRVEKIIDCEELNGGPAAAKNPSPEDSQDTMFPKPEEARGTLYVNIAAMFAMQGEFERAHHFVTQALSILPRSTEATLTAIYVDLMLGKSQEALAKLKHCNHVRFLPSGLQLSKSC; encoded by the exons ATGGATTCTCGAGATTCAACGCAATCGACGGCCGCTGGTAATACCTCCGGTGAAGACGACAGTGGCGTTCTCTCCGTCACTGCCACTCTTGCTAAGGAAGCCGCTCTCTACTTTCAGTCCCGTAAGTTCGACGAGTGCCTCGATTTGCTCAAACAGCTCCTGGATAAGAAGCCCGATGATCCTAAg ATTCTTCATAACATTGCAATTGCCGAATACTTTCGGGACGGTTGTACAGATCCAAAGAAGCTGCTTGAAGCTCTTAATAATGTGAAG AACAAAAGTGAAGAACTTGCACGTGCAACTGGGGAACAGACGGAGGGTGGTGGCAATATTGGAAATAAAGTCGGTTTGGGGTCTAAAGGAAGTGGTGTTGTGGGAAATCAAGTTTCTGCTGCTAATAGTGGGAGTTTAGTATACATGGATGAGTTTGACGTGTCTGTCGCAAAACTGAACATT gCGGTTATCTGGTTTCATCTTCATGAATATGCAAAGGCATTATCAGTTTTAGAGCCTTTGTACCAAAATATAGAACCAATAGATGAG ACAACGGCGCTTCAAATTTGTCTCTTGTTGCTTGATGTTGCGCTAGCTTGCCATGATGCTTTCAGATCTGCT GATGTGttaatatatttggaaaaagcTTTCGGTGTTGGTTGTGTGAATCAAGTTGATAGTGGTAGCATGGGACAACAATCGACTAATCTACTTGCAAAATATTCCTCTGTGCCAAGCAATTCATCAACTGCAGATGCTTCTAATTCCGATTTGGCTGCTACAGTAAATGCCTCGGAAAATGCTTTGTCAAGAACTCTATCAGAGGAAACGCTTGAAGATGATACAGTGTTAGCATTATCAAGCCTGGAGATCAGTGGTCAGAATTTAACAAGGCCAGTCGGTCTTTCTTCAAATGAACTTTCGAGGACCCTTGTTGATAGGTCCATCTCTACTGTTGATCTTAAACTGAAGTTGCAACTTTACAAGGTTCGATTTCTTCTCCTCACTAGGAACCTAAAGCATGCAAAGCGTGAAGTCAAGCTTGCAATGAACATTGCACGTGGGAAAGATTCATCCTTGGCTCTCTTCTTGAAGTCCCAGCTTGAGTATGCCCGTAGGAACCACCGTAAAGCCATTAAGTTGTTGTTGGCGTTAAGTAACCGGACAGAGATGGGGATTTCAAGCATGTTCAACAACAATCTTGGCTGCATTTATTATCAACTTGCAAAATATCATACATCATCAGTATTCTTATCCAAGGCACTAAGTAATTCTGCATCTCTTCGGAAGGACAAACCTCTGAAACTGCTAACTTTCTCCCAGGATAAATCTCTCCTCATAACATATAATTGTGGACTGCAGTATCTGGCTTGTGGGAAACCAGTACTAGCGGCTCGCTGTTTCCAGAAGTCAAGTTTAGTTTTCTATAAACAGCCTCTATTGTGGCTCCGACTTGCTGAATGCTGCCTAATGGCTTTGGAAAAGGGACTTGTTGCACCAGGTAGGTCTTTATCTGATGGATCAGAAGTTAAGGTTCATGTTATTGGCAAAGGGAAGTGGAGATATCTTGTAATGGAGGACGGGTTTCGAAAAAATGGACATGTGGATTCTCCGGAAAAGGATGATTCATCTCTGGGCAGTGATGGACAGCCTAAGCTCTCGATGCCCCTTGCCCGGCAATGTCTCCTTAATGCCTTGCACTTGTTGAACTATCCCGACTTAAATTATTCGAAGTTTGGTTTGCCCTCGAATTCATCTGTGGAGGAAAGTGAGTCAAGCGAAGGGGCATCTTCCAAGAACTTGAACCACAAAAGCTTGTCCAGTCTTGATTCCAAAATATCAGTAGGCTTAGGTCAGGTTACTGCAAATGGTGATGCAAAAGATCAAAAAGGAGGAACTAGTCTGGAGGTCATACAGAACTCTCTTTCTTATTATGAAGATGTCTGTAGAAGAGAAAATCAGATGATTAAGCAAGCTCTCCTTGCCAATTTGGCATATGTAGAATTGGAAATGGAAAATCCCGTGAAGGCCCTTGCTGCCGCAAGGTCTCTCTTGGAACTCCCGGATTGTTcaagaatttacatttttctggGTCATATCTATGCAGCTGAGGCTCTGTGCTTGCTGAACAGGCCCAAAGAAGCAGCTGAGCATTTTTCGATGTATTTGAGTGGAGGAGATCATTTTGATTTGCCATTCAGTCGAGAGGACTGTGAGCAATGGCGAGTAGAGAAAATCATTGATTGTGAAGAACTAAATGGAGGGCCAGCGGCTGCTAAGAATCCTTCCCCTGAGGACTCACAAGATACCATGTTTCCCAAGCCAGAAGAAGCACGTGGAACACTTTATGTGAATATTGCTGCGATGTTTGCAATGCAAGGTGAATTTGAACGAGCCCATCATTTCGTGACACAAGCATTATCCATATTACCCAGAAGCACAGAAGCCACTCTGACAGCAATTTATGTGGATCTTATGCTTGGCAAGTCACAAGAAGCTCTTGCCAAGTTGAAACACTGTAATCACGTTAGATTCCTCCCCAGTGGTTTACAATTGAGTAAGTCTTGCTGA